The Victivallis sp. Marseille-Q1083 DNA window ACAGCACCACCCGCATCGTCTCGTTCAACAAACCGTTTTCGATCGAATATTTGAGAAAGAAGCCGACGCCGGTCAACAGCGCCAGAATCGCACCGCGAACCAGCCAGGTGGTGGCAATCGCATATTCCGCCGCCATCCTGCCGGAACGGAACTCCTCGCCGACGATCAGCCAGTTCCAGATCTGTTTCAGCGTCTCGAGCGCTTTCGCTTCAAATTCATTCCGCTGCCGCGGTCCGGCCGACGCAGTCCATTGTTCCGGGGCGGACTCCACCGCTCCGACGCCGGAAGACGGTTCCGGCGCTTCGCACTTTGCCGGCCCGGCTTCCGCCGCTGCCATCGCCGTCACCACCGGTTTCACCGCCGCCTCCAGGACAGCGGCTTCGGCGGCGACGCGCTCCGCCGACCGATCATGGTCAATTTCTTCCTCCAGCCCGGCCGCTTCGACCGTCGCTTCATCCGGTTCCGGTCCGGCGCCCGAATGGGTTTCGCGACCGGCCCAGCCGGTATTTGCCAGCGTCGTCCGGGACCTGCCCCGCCAATATTCTCCGGCCTTTTCCTCCGGCACCCGCAGATGACGCCGGAGCGCGCGGAGCTGGGCTAAAACCTGCCGGTTCTGGTTCAGAATCACAATCAGCAACCCCAACAGAATTACAGCAAAAATACCATCCATACCCATCTTTCCTTCTCTTTATTCTTTACCGAACGGTATAAAAAATAAATAGCCGGACATTTTGTCAGCCTTCCGGCGGAAACTCGCCAGGCGCCACCAGAAGGAAAACTGCCAATCATCATTTTCGGTCGTATACGAGCATCCCGGGAAAAAGATGCGTCGTTCCACCTCGCCGTTGCGCCGGTACCAATAGAAATAACGCGCCAGCCGGGTTTCTTCCTGCTCCCCTTCCCGCCAGCCGCGCCATAAAGCCCATTCGGACGAAATACCGAGGAACCGCCAGTCGACGCCGAGGAGCCGCCCGTGGTAATTCGCTCCGCAGCGCTCGCTATCGTAAAGAAACGGGAAATACGGCACCCGGCAGGATTCGACGGTAATTTCCCGGGTATATTGTTGAAATTCATCCGCCAGCTGCCAGCGGTTCAACAATTCCGGCGCCTCTTCGCTCCACGGTTCGGTCAACACCACCGGACAGTCCAGCCCCAACTGATACAGCAACGCCCGCAGTTCCCCGCGGTTTTCGTCGTAAGATTTTTCGGTCTCCGCCACCCGCCGCTTCAGCCAAGCCGAATCCGCGGAACTTTCTTCCGTCAATTCCTGCCGGAGAGAAGCGAGCCTCTCGGCATCCCGGCACAACTGTTCCAGCGTATCGACCGCCTGCTTACATTGCTCCGCCAGACCGTCGCCCAGCGCGATTTCATTCCAGGTGCGGTAAACAGCCGAGGTTCGCCGCAGCAGCGACGACTGAACGCCTTCTTCGCGAATCAAAGCCTTGCCGCCCGGCACCGCCGGCCAGTCGTCTTCGGCCGCGTCGTTCTGCGGCAATGCCGAACGGTTTTCCGACAACACGCCGGAACGCCACACCAACGAACCGATCACACTCCAGGAATCTCCGTCGACATTGAGCAGCGACGGCACCATATCGCGGCGGGAAATCAACGGCCACAGCCGCCATTCGCTCCGACCGTCCCGATTTTCATCGTAACGGAACAACGGCCACAGTCCCCAGCCGGAACGTTTCGCCCCCTCGCGGCCGAACGCGAACAGCGGAAAACTCCAGAGCGACCAGTTTTCCGGATCGTCGTATTCGTAATTGCCCAGAATTCCAAGCACATTCAAAGCATTTTTCCCGTCGTTTTTGCTGTGGCTGCGCCAAAAGAGCGGAAAACTGATCCAGCGCGACACCGCCGGATCCTCCCAGTGCATCAGAAAAGGAAACGGCACGGCTGTAAACGTTTCCCGCTCCTTTTCATTCCGGTAACGATGAAACAGGCCGGCGACATTCAGATGCGCCGCGTCCGACTGCTTGTTCCACTGCGACCAGAACAGCGGAAAACTGATCCAGCGCGACACCGCCGGATCCTCCCAGTGCATCAGAAAAGGAAACGGCGCGGCTGTAAACGTTTCCCGCTCCTTTTCATTCCGGTAACGATAAAACAGGCCGGCGACATTCAGATGCGCCGCGTCCGACTGCTTGTTCCACTGCGACCAGAACAGCGGAAAACTGATCCAGCGCGACACCGCCGGGTTCTCCCAGTGCATCAGAAAGGGAAACGGCGCGGCCGTAAATGTTTCCCGCTCCTTTTCATTCCGGTAACGATGAAACAGGCCGGCGACATTCAGATGCGCCGCGTCGGATGCTTTGTCCTGCCGGTACCAGAACAGCGGAAAACTGCCGATATTGCAGCGTTCCGGCGAGTCGTTGCGGAAAAACAGCGGACCGCAAACATTGAGCATCTCCGTTTGACCGCTGCCGTAAACCACCGGCAGCGTCCACAGCCAGCGCTGCTCCGGCCGTTGCTGCCAGTAATAGAGCGGCAGTACGGCATGGTAGGATTCATCCCCGTCCCGGCCGCCCAGCGCGGCAAGACAATGCCAATAAGAACGCGATTCGGACGGGTTGTCATAAGCGCCGCCCAGCAGGCCGAACAATACCCGGTGCCGGCTGTCCGTCGCATCGGCACGATAAGAATAAAACGGCAGGGATATCACATAACGACTGCCGCCATCCCGGAACCAGAACGTATTCAGAAAATAGCCGCCATCCGCATCGAAACGACAGAACGGCGCAACGCCGAATGTACTGTCATTCCAGTAGGCCGGCAACAGCCAGCAGTCATCCTGATTCTGCATGAAGAAAGGCAGCAGCATATAGCGCCGTTCCGGCACGTTCCAGTAACAGAACAGCATCCAGCCGTCCCGGTTGACCGGATTCCAGGCGCACAATGGAAAAAGAATCGAATACTCGTCGCCGTCCCGATTGAAAAACGGCCGGACCGCCATGCCGTCGGCATCGGCGTCGATCATCGGCCATAAAATACTGGTAAAAGCGTCGTTGTCATACAACAGCGGCCAGAGGTTGACTTCGCGGGAATCGAAAGAAAGTTCTGCAACGGCGTCATCGGCCTTCTGATCGCCGCCGAACGGAGAAATTCGCATCATACGGTCACTGGACGCGCAGCCGGCCAGCGCCACAAGCAATACACTTCCGGACAATAATTGCCAGAATTTCATTTTTTGCTCCAGAATTAGATTCAGGCGCCAGCCTAACAGATATCATAACATCGTTTTCACAAAAAGTCAATCAATCTGGCTGGAATCCCTAAAAATATCGATCAAATTTTCAAAAAAATCGGCGAAAATTCCCCGCTTCGGCCGGGAATGGCATTTCCTTCCATAACCGATCTGTTTAGCAATAGGACGGAATTTCCGGGTGATATTTTGAAAAAAATTTCCGGAAATCTCCGGATTTTTATTTACAAAATGCCTGTCGGCGATATATTAGACTTGAAAAAGCATCAAAACACACGGAGCTTACATTATGAAAATCATTCAACTGTCTCTGTTTATTGAAAACAAGCCCGGCGCCCTCAACGCCGTCTGCCAGGTTCTGAAGAACAATCATTTATCGATCCGGACGCTGTCGCTGGCCGACACCCAGCAGTTCGGCATCCTCCGGCTGCTGGTCGCCGAATGGGAAAAAGCCAAAGAGGTGCTGGAAGCGGCCGGCTTCATCGTCAAAACCACCGAAGTGCTGGCGCTGCCGGTCGCCGACCGGCCGGGCGGGCTGGCCGCCATCCTCGACGTGCTCGACAAACACAATCTCAGCGTCGAATACATGTATGCGTTCACCTTCGGCCAGAAGGACAGCGCCGTCATCGTCTTCCGTTTCGAAGACCCGGACAAGGCGTCGAAAATCCTCGAAGAAGCGCATATCAATATCATCGAAAGCGTCGAGCTGTTCCATCAGTAGTAATGCGCCGGCGTCAGCCGCTGCCGTCGCCAGCACCGTGCCGGGCCGGGCACGGTTGTTTTTTTGTCAATCAAACCAATTTTATCATTCAGAGTTATCAAGCAAATGTCGGAGTTAGTTATTGAAAATCGCCTCTGGAATCCGGCGGCCGAAACGATGCCGCCGGAAGATATCCGCGCCCTGCAACTGGCCAAATTGAAAAAGACGGTCGATTACGCCGCCAGCCACGTCGAATTCTACCGGCGGGAATACCGGGCGCGCCATCTGTCCGCCGCTTCGATCCAATCGCTGGATGACTTGCGCCGGTTTCCCTTCACCACCAAACAGGATTTACGCGACAATTACCCGTTCGGCTTCTTCGCCGTCCCCAAAGCGCAATTGGCCCGCATTCACGCTTCGAGCGGCACCACCGGCAAACCGACCTTCGTCGGCTACACCCACAACGACCTGGAGCTCTGGTCGGAGTTGTGCGCCCGTTTCCTGACCGCCGGCGGCCTGACCAGCGACCAGGTGGCGCAGATCGCTTTCGGCTACGGGCTCTTCACCGGCGGTTTCGGTTTGCATTACGGCATCGAAAAGGTCGGCGCGGCGATCGTGCCGGCCTCCTCCGGCAATACCCAGCGCCAGATCATGCTGTTGAAGGATGTCGGGATCAATACGCTGATCTGCACGCCCTCCTATGCGCTGAACATCGCCGAAACCATCGAACGCATCGGTCTCAAGCCGGCCGATTTCGCCTTGCGTTTCGCCCATTTCGGCGGCGAACAGTGGACGGAGGCCATGCGCCGGAATATCGAGGAGGCGCTGCACATCCACGCGTTCAACAACTACGGCTTGTCCGAAATCATCGGTCCGGGCGTCAGCGGCGAATGCGCCGCCCGGCAGGGGATGCACATCCAGGAGGACCATTTCCTCGTCGAATGCCTGAATCCGGAAACCCTCGAACCGGTGCCGGACGGCGAAGAAGGCGAACTGGTCATCACCGCGCTCAGCAAAGAGGCCTGTCCGATCATCCGTTACCGTACCCGTGACCTGGCGCGCATTTATCCGGGTCACGACTGCCCGTGCGGGCGGACCACCCGCCGGATGAGCCGGATCAAAGGCCGGACTGACGATATGATGATCATCCGCGGCGTCAACGTCTTTCCGTCGCAACTGGAGGAAGCGCTGCTGCGGGTCGGCGGCACGGCGCCGCACTACCTGATCGAGCTGTACCGGCCGAACAATCTGGATGAAGCGGTGCTCAAAGTCGAAATGCGCGAACAGGAGTTTTCCGACAAAATGGATGAGATGCAGCGGCTGCGCGACCGCATCGACCGTGAGATCAGTTCGATCACCGGCATCAAATTCCGCATCGAACTGGTGGCGCCCAATTCGATCGAACGCTCGGTCGGCAAAGCCAAACGGGTCGCCGACCACCGCAACCTGAAAGTGGAGTGAAAAACACCATTATGCCGCTAAAAATCACTTATGAAGAATTTTGCCGCCGGCTGCAGCTCGACCCGGAAGCGGAAGCTCTGGTGGCGACACTGCCCGATTTCGCCTTCTCGGCGGCGACGTTGCCGGGCATGCCGCATTTCATGCAGCGGGAATATTATGAAAAATACTGCCTGTGGATCGGGGCGGACAGCGCCGAACTCCTGCCGTGGATGGACCAGGTCAGCGCGCTGACGGCGGCGGACCGGATGCTGCAATTGTACGCCTGGCACGCCTACAATGTATTGTTCATTTTCCGGACGCAGTCCCATACCTTCAGTTCATGGCCGGCGGCCGAAAGCAAACTCGGCAAGTTAACCGGCATCTTCGACCTGATGATCGCGATGAGCGCCATCGAACTGTACGAGGCGAACTACCGCAAGCTCGGGTTGCCGGAACATTTCGCCCGCGATGCGGCCAAATGGCTCGGCGGCACGATCGAGATCCATCGCGCCTCGCACCAGGGATTCCCCGGCATCTGCCGCAGCCAGGTTTACTGGCTGCGCCATTATATCGAAACCCGGCTGTTCCGGATCGGCCGCTTCGAATTCATGACCGAACCGTTGAATACCGAAACCGCCCGGTTGTTCCGCCACAAGGACACCGGAGAAATCGTCGCACTGTGCAACGACGGCTGGGCGTTGACCAGGGAAGGATACCGGCTCCGCTGGGATGAGCCGCCGGAAAATGCCGTTGTCACCACCCGTTACCGCAACGACGGCAAAATTGCCGTCGGCACCCTGATCGACCCGCACGGCTTCGCGCTGCCCGGCCGGGAAACGACGTTGGATTTGAATGTTTTCGAACCGGCCTTCCGGCCGCACGACATCGTGCCGGGCGTCCATATCCCGGCCGGCGGCCATATGACGCTGGAAGCGGCGCGGGAATCGTTCAAACAGGCGGTCGATTTCTACCGGCGCTATCTGCATTTGAACGTCCCGGCTTTCTGCTGCTTCTCGTGGATCTTCAACACCGCCTTCGAACGGGAACTGCCCGGTTCCAACCTGGCCAAACTGATGCGCCAGCTCTATTTGTTTCCCTGCCCCGGCGGCAGCCGGGACGGGCTGTTCTTCGCATTCGGCCGCAGCGACGGAGACCCGGCAACTTACCAGCGCGACACGTCGCTGCGCTGCGCGTTCCACCGCATCCTGGAAGCCGGTGAATCGTTGCGCAGCGGCGGCATGGTACTGCTGACCGCCGACCTCGACGCGTTCGGCACCGAATTCTACCGGCGCAACTTCGCCCGCTTCCACGGCAATCAATCATAAAGGAGATGGTATGATAAATAACTGACGTTCGCGGAATCAGCTTTCTGCGTGTAATTTATGGCGATTAACTTACACGTTTGGAAGCGGACAGGTTGCAGACTGAATGTTTCAATGAGGCGCATCAGAAACGATGACGACCCCGGAAAGGAGATTAGTCAGATCTGTAAACCAGAGCGCCACCGTAGAGAGCGACTGATTAATCGACTACTCTGTATGGGAGGATGGTGAGGCCGTGACAGCAGTTCCGCTTCGATTCGTGAAAAACGAATGGAGGCAGAGAATGATGACAAGTTTTGTTGGAGTGGATTTGCACCGGAACAATTTTACTTATTGCATCCGGGTAAATGGGGAAGAACGGAAAATCGGCAAGTGTGAGATTACCGAACTGAAGGGCTTTGCCGCAATGCTCGGTCCGAACACGGCGATGGCGGTGGAGGCGACCGGAAATACGTTCATGTTTTGCAGCTCGCTGAAAGCTCATGTCGGGCGACTGGTGGTGGTGAATCCATCACAGTTCAAAGTCATCAGCATGTCCACCAAAAAGACGGACAAACATGACGCAAAAGTGTTGGCGGAGTTCCTGGAAAAGGATATGCTTCCGGAGGTAAGAGTGAAAGACGATTTGCAGGCGAAAATTTCAAGTCTGACGCAGACCAGGGAAAAACTGGTTCAGTTGCGTACCGTATTGAAAAACAAAGTCAACAATCTGTTAGCAGCTAACTTCATCGTGCTGAAACGGGAAGAACTGTCCACGGAGAAAGGGCTTTTGAAAGCATTGAGTTATCACTTCGACCCGATCACCGACACGGAAATGCTGGTGGTTGTCGAACAGATTCGCAGTCTGAACAAAAGCATTGAAAAACTGGATAAGGCGATTGAGGATCACGGCAGCAAGATGGACGGCTTCGACAACCTGAAATCCATCAAGGGAATCGGCTCGAAAGGTGCGGCGATCCTGTTGGCAACCATCGGCAATATCGCTGATTTCCGATCGGCAAAGCAGTTGGCCGCTTATATCGGAATCGTCCCCAGAGTGAGCAATTCAAATGACACGGTTTGCCACGGAAGAATCACGAAGAGCGGCAGCAAGATCGCCAGAACCGCTTTGGTGCAATGCGCTTTGATCGCCAAACGCTACAGCCCGTATCTCAATGCCTTTCATGAATCGGTAAAAAGTCGGCGGGGAGGTGCGAAAGCCAATATCGCCTTGGCTCGCAAATTCCTCGATATCGTGTATAGAACATTAAAAAACAATTGGATGTTTGAGAATTTTACTCAATTCAAGCTCGTAAAAAATTGAGTTTTTCTCGACATCGAAGTGGAAATTTATCATGGGAGCTGTTTTCATGTATGAAATTGAAATAAACCGGATGATTTCCGGCGCGCACCAGTTGCGCGATTACCCCGGCGACTGCGTCAAGCTGCACGGCCACAACTGGCAGATCACCGCGATCCTGGAAATCAAGGAACTGGATGAACTGGGCATTTCCATCGACTTCAAGCGTCTCAAAAAGGAGCTTGACGCGATCATTCTGCCGCTGGACCATGCCTTTCTGAACGATCTGCCCGATTACCGGCACCAGAATCCGACCAGCGAAAACATCGCCCGCACCCTGTACCGGGAATTGAGCCGGCGGCTGAATGACGGCAATGTCCGGGTCGCCCGCATCAAAGTGAGCGAGTCGCCGAGTTCCTGCGCCAGCTATTACGAATAAAATGAGGCCGGAACCACAACAATCCGACCGTTTTCAGGTCGTCGAAGCATTCCTGAGTCTGCAGGGAGAGTCGACCCATGCCGGGAAGCTGTGTTACTTCATCCGGCTGGCCGGCTGCAACCTGCGCTGCTCCTATTGCGATACGGCGTACGCCCAGTCCGCCGCCGCCGGCGCGCCGCGACGGCTGGCCGAGCTGTTGGACCAGGTCCGCCAATCCGGCGCGCCGCTGGTCGAAATCACCGGCGGCGAACCGCTGGAACATCCGAACCTGCCGCTTTTGTGCCAGGCGCTGCTGACAGCCGGACTCGAAGTGCTGCTCGAAACCAACGGCTCGCGTTCCATCGCCGCCGTGCCGGCCGCCGTCCGCAAGATCGTCGACTGCAAACTGCCGTCCAGCGGGATGAGCGCAGCCAATTGTTTCGACAACTTCCGCCATCTGCAGCCGCACGACGAAGTGAAATTCGTCATCGGCGACCGGACGGATTACCAATACGCCCGCCGGGTGATCGACGAATACCATCTGACGGACTCAACCTCCCACTTACTGTTCAGCCCGGTCTGGGGCAGCGTCGAACCTGCCGAACTGGCCGGCTGGATCATCGAAGACAAACTGCCGGTCCGCTTGCAGATTCAACTGCACAAACTGATCTGGGGACCGGATAAAACTGGAGTGTGAACCATGGATACCCCGAAAAAACGTGCCGTCGTGCTC harbors:
- a CDS encoding 6-carboxytetrahydropterin synthase — encoded protein: MGAVFMYEIEINRMISGAHQLRDYPGDCVKLHGHNWQITAILEIKELDELGISIDFKRLKKELDAIILPLDHAFLNDLPDYRHQNPTSENIARTLYRELSRRLNDGNVRVARIKVSESPSSCASYYE
- a CDS encoding phenylacetate--CoA ligase family protein; this translates as MSELVIENRLWNPAAETMPPEDIRALQLAKLKKTVDYAASHVEFYRREYRARHLSAASIQSLDDLRRFPFTTKQDLRDNYPFGFFAVPKAQLARIHASSGTTGKPTFVGYTHNDLELWSELCARFLTAGGLTSDQVAQIAFGYGLFTGGFGLHYGIEKVGAAIVPASSGNTQRQIMLLKDVGINTLICTPSYALNIAETIERIGLKPADFALRFAHFGGEQWTEAMRRNIEEALHIHAFNNYGLSEIIGPGVSGECAARQGMHIQEDHFLVECLNPETLEPVPDGEEGELVITALSKEACPIIRYRTRDLARIYPGHDCPCGRTTRRMSRIKGRTDDMMIIRGVNVFPSQLEEALLRVGGTAPHYLIELYRPNNLDEAVLKVEMREQEFSDKMDEMQRLRDRIDREISSITGIKFRIELVAPNSIERSVGKAKRVADHRNLKVE
- a CDS encoding radical SAM protein encodes the protein MRPEPQQSDRFQVVEAFLSLQGESTHAGKLCYFIRLAGCNLRCSYCDTAYAQSAAAGAPRRLAELLDQVRQSGAPLVEITGGEPLEHPNLPLLCQALLTAGLEVLLETNGSRSIAAVPAAVRKIVDCKLPSSGMSAANCFDNFRHLQPHDEVKFVIGDRTDYQYARRVIDEYHLTDSTSHLLFSPVWGSVEPAELAGWIIEDKLPVRLQIQLHKLIWGPDKTGV
- a CDS encoding ACT domain-containing protein codes for the protein MKIIQLSLFIENKPGALNAVCQVLKNNHLSIRTLSLADTQQFGILRLLVAEWEKAKEVLEAAGFIVKTTEVLALPVADRPGGLAAILDVLDKHNLSVEYMYAFTFGQKDSAVIVFRFEDPDKASKILEEAHINIIESVELFHQ
- a CDS encoding IS110 family transposase — encoded protein: MTSFVGVDLHRNNFTYCIRVNGEERKIGKCEITELKGFAAMLGPNTAMAVEATGNTFMFCSSLKAHVGRLVVVNPSQFKVISMSTKKTDKHDAKVLAEFLEKDMLPEVRVKDDLQAKISSLTQTREKLVQLRTVLKNKVNNLLAANFIVLKREELSTEKGLLKALSYHFDPITDTEMLVVVEQIRSLNKSIEKLDKAIEDHGSKMDGFDNLKSIKGIGSKGAAILLATIGNIADFRSAKQLAAYIGIVPRVSNSNDTVCHGRITKSGSKIARTALVQCALIAKRYSPYLNAFHESVKSRRGGAKANIALARKFLDIVYRTLKNNWMFENFTQFKLVKN